A stretch of Aerococcaceae bacterium zg-252 DNA encodes these proteins:
- the atpB gene encoding F0F1 ATP synthase subunit A — translation MEETVVFQVFGIAFGLNTLLAVLATVILILIFCVWTAQNLSVDSPSKPQLVMETLIDFVRGVVGGAIDDHGAQNFQLLGLTLLLFIFMSNMIGLPLLLHVGHFSLWRSPTADPIVCLSLALLMILLSHFIGVNNLGFKSYVKNSYMQPSSFLFPIKIVEEFTNALTLALRLYGNIFAGEVLLGLIAGLANLKGSLTWVIGLPLQMIWQGFSIFIGAIQAYIFVTLTMVYLSHKVETEHE, via the coding sequence TTGGAAGAGACGGTAGTGTTTCAGGTGTTTGGTATCGCATTTGGTCTAAACACCCTATTAGCTGTGCTTGCAACGGTGATATTAATTTTAATCTTCTGTGTTTGGACAGCGCAAAATTTATCAGTTGATTCGCCAAGTAAACCCCAACTCGTAATGGAAACATTAATTGACTTTGTTCGTGGAGTGGTCGGTGGTGCGATTGATGACCATGGAGCCCAAAACTTTCAATTATTAGGATTAACATTGCTATTGTTCATCTTTATGTCGAATATGATTGGGTTGCCGCTATTATTACATGTCGGACATTTCTCATTATGGCGAAGTCCAACGGCTGATCCGATAGTGTGTTTGTCACTGGCACTACTTATGATTTTGTTATCACACTTTATCGGTGTGAATAATCTTGGGTTCAAATCGTATGTAAAAAACAGTTACATGCAGCCATCGTCATTTTTATTTCCAATTAAGATTGTCGAAGAATTTACCAATGCTTTAACTTTAGCATTGCGTCTTTACGGAAATATTTTTGCAGGTGAAGTGTTACTGGGGTTAATCGCAGGTTTAGCGAATTTGAAAGGTTCGTTAACTTGGGTAATAGGTTTACCATTACAAATGATTTGGCAAGGCTTTTCAATCTTTATCGGAGCGATTCAAGCCTATATTTTTGTAACTCTGACGATGGTCTATCTATCTCATAAAGTAGAAACTGAACATGAATAA
- the atpE gene encoding F0F1 ATP synthase subunit C has translation MNAIAAAIAVAIAALSASIGNGMVISKTIESIARQPELEGKLRMTMFLGVGLIEAVPIMAVVIAFILVFR, from the coding sequence ATGAATGCTATTGCTGCTGCTATTGCTGTTGCTATCGCTGCGTTGTCAGCGTCAATCGGAAACGGAATGGTTATCTCAAAAACAATTGAATCGATTGCAAGACAACCAGAATTAGAAGGTAAATTACGTATGACAATGTTCCTTGGTGTAGGGTTAATCGAGGCTGTGCCAATTATGGCTGTTGTTATTGCGTTTATTTTAGTTTTCAGATAG